A DNA window from Hevea brasiliensis isolate MT/VB/25A 57/8 chromosome 2, ASM3005281v1, whole genome shotgun sequence contains the following coding sequences:
- the LOC131177888 gene encoding uncharacterized protein LOC131177888 has protein sequence MSIPSFATLYWDGEIIMNDEGYEYYGGSSTVITIGKRMDFGTLGMKIVRGINLKGGHEFISKILFRQPIEKNGSFKWDCMGLTNDDDVNIMFNYIDEIGGMSSIELYIEIFRPSANVVDEAGPSNNCYTEALKCTDDFESASNDYCPDDDEDDAESDEEWIDSDDWDMNEDGGHHNELVVDLPFYYNTHVANPIMPLVPPPPYSEIDFSLLTVDPWHHEFCNEETKSRTYAIRCKDTTSNCKWRLRASRGKGSDIWKITRYNGPHTCVNPSLSQDHKQLDSKFISDFILAIVREQPNVKIGALQSEIKDKIGYMPSYRKTWKARHDAIIKIFGDWDESYGRLRQFMLALCKQNPESMFLIEDDHFFVNNRLDPAYRVFDRMFWAYKQTIEGFKNCRPVIFIDSTFLYGKYKRCLFCATTLDGNNHIFPIAWAIVDSENTRNWDWFMSCLRVFVTDRNGICVISYRHIAIKKAMNQDWLQPPAGHHRYCLRHIISNYNTKFKNTNMKEALRKATQQLGKKNFYEAMNTIKNEHPDTFEWATKIPLEKWTRSHDGGKRYGSMTTNTVESVNGILKGIRALPITAMVEKYFSKGVDYFDTRRTTLREQLQMGFKFTPACRQILLDNLNEASSYNVQIFNRDCGEFEVWKGRSETKHVVKLDERQCTCKKFEEICIPCSHVIAACQAMSINYEQYVSNYYTLEQTLKCYEWQFHALGHPNDWPTDNYPVLLPDPTQKRSKGRPISSRKKNEMDWSVNHYNIMARIMRTPKRIVNQQQRARVHGMTTQQERRDYIVPGPIDKELLRLQPQHRSEGIWNGTVEHEVVTCRRQGLILHTDIDDRIVPHLRDSGFISIARLGFLLST, from the exons ATGTCAATTCCAAGTTTTGCTACTTTATATTGGGATGGAGAAATCATTATGAATGATGAAGGCTATGAATATTATGGGGGTTCATCAACCGTCATTACTATTGGTAAACGTATGGATTTTGGtactttaggaatgaaaattgtcCGTGGAATTAATCTTAAAGGTGGACATGAATTTATATCGAAAATCTTGTTCAGACAACCCATTGAAAAAAATGGCTCATTTAAATGGGATTGCATGGGTTTGACAAACGATGACGATGTGAATATTATGTTTAATtacattgatgaaattggagGTATGTCATCGATTGAATTATATATTGAAATTTTTCGACCATCTGCAAATGTTGTTGATGAAGCGGGCCCATCAAATAATTGTTACACTGAAGCACTGAAGTGTACGGATGATTTTGAATCCGCTAGCAATGATTATTGTCCTGATGATGATGAGGATGATGCGGAGTCTGATGAAGAATGGATTGATAGTGATGACTGGGACATGAATGAGGATGGTGGTCATCATAATGAGTTAGTAGTAGATTTGCCTTTTTACTATAATACTCATGTTGCAAACCCAATAATGCCGCTTGTCCCTCCTCCGCCTTATAGTGAAATAGATTTTTCATTGCTAACGGTTGATCCATG GCACCATGAGTTTTGTAATGAGGAGACAAAGAGTAGAACATATGCCATCAGGTGCAAAGACACAACGAGCAATTGTAAGTGGAGATTGCGTGCCTCACGAGGGAAAGGAAGTGATATATGGAAAATTACGCGAtataatggaccacatacatgtgTTAATCCATCACTGTCACAAGATCATAAGCAATTGGATAGCAAATTTATATCTGATTTCATTCTCGCCATTGTACGTGAACAACCCAATGTGAAGATAGGAGCGTTACAGTCTGAAATAAAAGATAAGATTGGATATATGCCAAGTTATCGAAAGACCTGGAAGGCTAGGCACGATGCAATTATTAAGATCTTTGGTGATTGGGACGAATCTTACGGAAGGTTGCGACAATTTATGCTTGCTTTGTGCAAACAGAACCCTGAAAGTATGTTCTTGATTGAAGATGATCATTTTTTTGTTAATAATAGATTAGATCCTGCTTATCGGGTTTTCGATAGAATGTTTTGGGCATATAAACAAACAATAGAAGGATTCAAGAACTGTCGACCGGTTATATTCATAGACTCAACTTTTTTATATGGAAAGTACAAAAGATGTTTATTTTGTGCAACAACACTTGATGGTAATAACCATATTTTCCCAATTGCGTGGGCAATAGTCGACAGTGAAAATACAAGGAACTGGGATTGGTTTATGTCTTGTTTGAGGGTGTTTGTGACAGATCGTAATGGAATATGTGTTATATCATATAGACATATTGCCATAAAAAAGGCAATGAATCAAGATTGGTTGCAGCCTCCTGCTGGGCATCATCGATACTGCTTAAGACATATCATCAGCAATTACAACACAAAGTTTAAGAATACTAATATGAAAGAAGCTCTCCGAAAGGCAA CACAACAAttgggaaaaaaaaatttttatgaggCCATGAACACAATCAAGAATGAGCATCCTGATACATTTGAATGGGCTACAAAGATACCTTTGGAAAAATGGACACGTTCTCATGATGGAGGGAAACGTTATGGCTCCATGACAACTAATACTGTTGAGTCTGTTAATGGAATACTCAAAGGGATCCGTGCTTTACCCATAACTGCAAtggtagaaaaatatttttccaaaGGTGTTGATTATTTTGACACACGCCGCACGACCCTCCGTGAGCAACTGCAAATGGGCTTCAAATTTACACCAGCATGTCGTCAAATATTACTTGACAATTTAAATGAAGCAAGCTCATATAATGTCCAAATCTTTAACCGCGATTGTGGTGAATTTGAAGTTTGGAAGGGAAGATCTGAAACGAAGCATGTGGTCAAACTTGATGAAAGGCAATGCACATGCAAGAAGTTTGAAGAAATATGCATTCCATGTTCTCATGTGATTGCCGCATGCCAAGCAATGTCAATTAATTATGAGCAATACGTTTCAAATTATTACACATTGGAGCAAACACTTAAGTGCTATGAGTGGCAGTTTCATGCTCTTGGACATCCTAATGATTGGCCAACAGATAATTATCCAGTTCTTCTACCTGACCCAACCCAGAAAAGGTCTAAAGGACGACCAATTTCGTCAAGGAAGAAGAATGAAATGGATTGGAGTGTAAATCATT ATAATATAATGGCTCGTATAATGCGCACTCCAAAAAGGATTGTCAATCAACAACAAAGAGCAAGGGTACATG GTATGACTACAcaacaagaaagaagagattaCATTGTGCCTGGTCCAATTGATAAAGAGCTTCTTCGACTCCAGCCACAACACCGTTCTGAAGGGATTTGGAATGGTACAGTTGAGCATGAAGTGGTTACATGCAGGAGGCAGGGGCTAATATTACATACTGACATTGATGACCGAATTGTTCCTCATCTTCGTGATTCTGGATTTATTAGTATTGCTAGACTAGGGTTTTTGTTGAGCACCTGA
- the LOC131177887 gene encoding serine/threonine-protein phosphatase 7 long form homolog: MRPEDITWEPYSEELLDELPDMCIQGRPSWKTVVPLICFHIIEWHQPDRVMRQFGLAQPIPAPPMQTDELHDITLRLSESNWAHHHATYIHRWNRREQYIVQGQQMGQPLHHHSEYMEWYRRAGRRWISISGAAIGCVEDAIEDCLIKLQNPSTQNVAEVKRPLRKMMIARTRKKALPNATSSIAPQAATFNDELEEDQPINQPGPSRRPARRQSLPPRRRQHQMRQSSPPDDVMPPLPISPFRMASALVLFP; the protein is encoded by the exons ATGCGACCTGAAGAT ATCACTTGGGAACCATATAGTGAGGAATTATTGGATGAGCTGCCAGACATGTGTATCCAAGGTCGTCCCAGTTGGAAGACAGTGGTGCCATTAATTTGCTTTCATATTATTGAATGGCACCAACCTGACAGAGTCATGAGGCAGTTTGGTTTGGCCCAGCCTATTCCAGCACCACCGATGCAAACAGATGAGTTGCACGATATTACTCTCCGACTCAGTGAGAGTAATTGGGCACACCACCATGCAACATATATTCATCGTTGGAATAGGCGAGAACAATATATTGTTCAAGGGCAACAAATGGGACAACCACTCCACCATCATTCTGAATATATGGAGTGGTACCGTCGAGCTGGTAGACGTTGGATCTCAATAAGTGGAGCTGCTATTGGTTGTGTG gAGGACGCAATTGAGGATTGTTTGATAaaattacaaaatccatcaacACAAAACGTGGCAGAAGTTAAGCGTCCATTAAGAAAAATGATGATTGCTCGAACAAGAAAGAAGGCTTTGCCAAATGCCACCTCCTCGATCGCACCTCAAGCAGCAACTTTTAATGATGAATTGGAAGAGGACCAACCCATCAACCAACCTGGCCCCTCACGTAGACCAGCACGACGTCAATCACTTCCTCCTCGACGTCGTCAACATCAAATGCGTCAATCCTCTCCACCTGATGATGTTATGCCCCCACTGCCGATTTCACCCTTTCGCATGGCATCGGCGCTGGTCCTATTCCCTTAG